A window from Littorina saxatilis isolate snail1 linkage group LG9, US_GU_Lsax_2.0, whole genome shotgun sequence encodes these proteins:
- the LOC138976709 gene encoding uncharacterized protein isoform X1, whose product MSPRFVLSISLCFASKMRSRSSTFCLALFLFIPSIATQTCSEPRSANCCENNSTNQADSSVLFKSPTNLNCCFEGNLCHYNQGCVDSGMGNWSANNGYASVSQSNSNYGNQVYSVLESPWVNFSKPSCVEFTYSRGATPYQIQVFLAFNNVEQPFLVKDSNSVPNNQNRTARFSIKPMTGKIQFRVLGGGATWNTPPPKLYHVTVVEDSCVHQDGQSTTSWARPRHTSTNCTQASVTTISSTTRHPTTSDRTYPTSSTVGDITSPDGESNNSAAAIAGVVVTVVVLIVVIIVVVFVCMRKRRQSKPDDENRNTEDLSMTTGGRRDPSRSSDTSNYYLTPLNVYDGLTNRNLEEHAYADMTNQNNTYEVLSQDRGDNRPYDSLAVRNNAELTEQGASACSEYYNTVSPPGCGSSSSKQAPATSNGSDNQNI is encoded by the exons CTGTCAATTTCTCTGTGTTTTGCTTCCAAAATGAGGTCCCGGTCAAGCACGTTCTGTCTTGCGCTGTTCCTGTTTATTCCTAGCATAGCGACCCAGACCTGTTCCGAGCCACG GTCAGCAAATTGTTGCGAGAACAATTCAACAAATCAAGCAGATTCTTCTG TCTTATTTAAATCTCCAACCAATCTAAACTGCTGCTTTGAAGGAAACCTTTGCCACTACAATCAAGGTTGCGTTGACAGCGGTATGGGGAACTGGAGCGCAAACAATG GTTATGCCAGTGTCAGCCAGAGCAATTCAAATTATGGAAACCAAGTATATTCCGTTCTGGAGTCTCCATGGGTGAACTTTTCTAAGCCATCGTGTGTCGAGTTTACATACTCCAGAGGAGCCACGCCATATCAGATCCAGGTGTTCCTTGCATTCAACAATGTTGAACAGCCATTCTTGGTGAAAGACTCTAACTCAGTTCCTAACAATCAGAATCGTACTGCACGATTTAGCATCAAACCCATGACAGGAAAG ATTCAGTTCCGAGTTTTGGGCGGAGGTGCTACATGGAATACGCCACCTCCCAAACTTTACCACGTCACAGTTGTTGAAGACAGCTGTGTACATCAGG ATGGACAATCTACAACATCTTGGGCACGACCTCGACACACCTCCACCAATTGTACACAAGCATCAGTCACCACGATCTCGTCTACCACAAGGCACCCCACTACCAGCGACAGAACATATCCAACGTCGTCTACTGTTGGCGACATAACGTCTCCAG ACGGCGAGAGTAATAATAGCGCTGCTGCCATCGCCGGGGTTGTGGTAACTGTCGTTGTactcatcgtcgtcatcatcgtcgtcgtctttGTCTGCATGAGAAAACGTCGCCAAAG CAAACCTGATGATGAAAACAGAAACACCGAGGACCTGTCAATGACAACAGGAG GCCGCAGAGATCCCTCGAGATCTTCAGACACTTCCAACTACTATCTCACGCCCCTGAACGTGTATGATGGTTTGACCAATCGAAACCTCGAAGAACACGCGTATGCTGATATGACCAATCAGAACAACACTTACGAAGTCTTGTCGCAGGACAGGGGAGATAACAGACCTTACGATTCGCTAGCTGTCCGAAATAATGCGGAACTGACAGAGCAAGGAGCAAGCGCGTGTTCTGAATACTACAACACAGTGAGTCCGCCAGGGTGTGgttcttcatcttcaaagcAAGCTCCTGCTACTTCAAATGGTTCTGATAATCAGAATATTTAG
- the LOC138976709 gene encoding uncharacterized protein isoform X2 yields the protein MRSRSSTFCLALFLFIPSIATQTCSEPRSANCCENNSTNQADSSVLFKSPTNLNCCFEGNLCHYNQGCVDSGMGNWSANNGYASVSQSNSNYGNQVYSVLESPWVNFSKPSCVEFTYSRGATPYQIQVFLAFNNVEQPFLVKDSNSVPNNQNRTARFSIKPMTGKIQFRVLGGGATWNTPPPKLYHVTVVEDSCVHQDGQSTTSWARPRHTSTNCTQASVTTISSTTRHPTTSDRTYPTSSTVGDITSPDGESNNSAAAIAGVVVTVVVLIVVIIVVVFVCMRKRRQSKPDDENRNTEDLSMTTGGRRDPSRSSDTSNYYLTPLNVYDGLTNRNLEEHAYADMTNQNNTYEVLSQDRGDNRPYDSLAVRNNAELTEQGASACSEYYNTVSPPGCGSSSSKQAPATSNGSDNQNI from the exons ATGAGGTCCCGGTCAAGCACGTTCTGTCTTGCGCTGTTCCTGTTTATTCCTAGCATAGCGACCCAGACCTGTTCCGAGCCACG GTCAGCAAATTGTTGCGAGAACAATTCAACAAATCAAGCAGATTCTTCTG TCTTATTTAAATCTCCAACCAATCTAAACTGCTGCTTTGAAGGAAACCTTTGCCACTACAATCAAGGTTGCGTTGACAGCGGTATGGGGAACTGGAGCGCAAACAATG GTTATGCCAGTGTCAGCCAGAGCAATTCAAATTATGGAAACCAAGTATATTCCGTTCTGGAGTCTCCATGGGTGAACTTTTCTAAGCCATCGTGTGTCGAGTTTACATACTCCAGAGGAGCCACGCCATATCAGATCCAGGTGTTCCTTGCATTCAACAATGTTGAACAGCCATTCTTGGTGAAAGACTCTAACTCAGTTCCTAACAATCAGAATCGTACTGCACGATTTAGCATCAAACCCATGACAGGAAAG ATTCAGTTCCGAGTTTTGGGCGGAGGTGCTACATGGAATACGCCACCTCCCAAACTTTACCACGTCACAGTTGTTGAAGACAGCTGTGTACATCAGG ATGGACAATCTACAACATCTTGGGCACGACCTCGACACACCTCCACCAATTGTACACAAGCATCAGTCACCACGATCTCGTCTACCACAAGGCACCCCACTACCAGCGACAGAACATATCCAACGTCGTCTACTGTTGGCGACATAACGTCTCCAG ACGGCGAGAGTAATAATAGCGCTGCTGCCATCGCCGGGGTTGTGGTAACTGTCGTTGTactcatcgtcgtcatcatcgtcgtcgtctttGTCTGCATGAGAAAACGTCGCCAAAG CAAACCTGATGATGAAAACAGAAACACCGAGGACCTGTCAATGACAACAGGAG GCCGCAGAGATCCCTCGAGATCTTCAGACACTTCCAACTACTATCTCACGCCCCTGAACGTGTATGATGGTTTGACCAATCGAAACCTCGAAGAACACGCGTATGCTGATATGACCAATCAGAACAACACTTACGAAGTCTTGTCGCAGGACAGGGGAGATAACAGACCTTACGATTCGCTAGCTGTCCGAAATAATGCGGAACTGACAGAGCAAGGAGCAAGCGCGTGTTCTGAATACTACAACACAGTGAGTCCGCCAGGGTGTGgttcttcatcttcaaagcAAGCTCCTGCTACTTCAAATGGTTCTGATAATCAGAATATTTAG